One window of Dendropsophus ebraccatus isolate aDenEbr1 chromosome 13, aDenEbr1.pat, whole genome shotgun sequence genomic DNA carries:
- the LOC138770882 gene encoding 50 kDa spicule matrix protein-like, giving the protein MLDKSPPLDFNCPKDLLFLRELSSICSRKSLKQKRKTKTACGRQTACGRQTACGRETNCGRETACGRQTICGRETACGRQTSGGISTSGTCMKQVKSVYTYKVRVSLPPPPPFVCFSAFEVGKAWKRSSERPPVGGRDRPVRGRDRLWEEETARGRKRLPRGRNRLPVGGRDCPVGGRDRLWEEETAPWEEETAPWEEETAHGRKRPPMGGRDRPVGGRERDLGGRDRPLGGRDRPLGGRDRPVGGRDRLWEEETARGRKRPPVGGRDHPPVGGRDRPVGRCLHQEHQ; this is encoded by the exons atgcttgataaatctcctccattggaTTTTAACTGCCCGAAGGATCTTCTGTTTTTAAGGGAATTAAGCAG CATTTGCAGCAGGAAAAGCCTCAAACAAAAGCGGAAGACGAAGACCGCCTGTGGGAGACAGACCGCCTGCGGGAGGCAGACCGCCTGCGGGAGAGAGACCAActgtgggagagagaccgccTGTGGGAGACAGACCATCTGCGGGAGAGAGACCGCCTGTGGGAGACAGACCTCTGGGGGAATATCAACATCAGGAACCTGCATGAAGCAGGTGAAGAGCGTTTATACATACAAGGTGAgagtctctctcccccccccccccccttttgtgtgtttttcagcaTTTGAAGTTGGGAAAGCCTGGAAAAGGAGCTCAGAAAGACCACCCgtaggaggaagagaccgccccgtgagaggaagagaccgcctgtgggaggaagagaccgcccgtgggaggaagagactgccccGTGGGAGGAATAGAttgcccgtgggaggaagagactgccccGTGGGAGGCAGAGACCGcctgtgggaggaagagaccgccccgtgggaggaagagaccgccccgtgggaggaagagaccgcccatgggaggaagagaccgcccatgggaggaagagaccgccccgtgggaggaagagaacGCGAcctgggaggaagagaccgccccctgggaggaagagaccgccccctgggaggaagagaccgccccgtgggaggaagagaccgcctgtgggaggaagagaccgcccgtgggaggaagagaccgcccgtgggaggaagagaccacccgcctgtgggaggaagagaccgccccgtgGGAAGATGTCTGCATCAGGAACATCAGTAA